The following coding sequences lie in one Micromonospora sp. R77 genomic window:
- a CDS encoding helix-hairpin-helix domain-containing protein, with the protein MAGLGYLALVASVLFLALRSGNDEGTDAEAFYVVGALGFCWLVGAVHVVLISPAVWAAVRRLFGADDRRVTDERRVRREQARYLLHHYPAARYDLGIGRPDLPGVFDDGGLVDVNGVPDPVLATLPGLTPDQYQRVVADRWLHGPYASMEDLAGRCLLPAALTDSLRDLLLFLPPPPPPSGVDQEVSVPGTPGS; encoded by the coding sequence GTGGCCGGGCTCGGCTACCTCGCCCTGGTCGCCAGCGTGCTCTTCCTCGCGCTGCGGTCCGGGAACGACGAGGGCACGGACGCTGAGGCGTTCTACGTGGTGGGCGCGCTCGGGTTCTGCTGGCTGGTGGGCGCCGTCCACGTGGTGCTGATCAGCCCGGCCGTCTGGGCGGCGGTGCGGAGGCTCTTCGGGGCCGACGACCGGCGGGTCACCGACGAGCGGCGGGTACGCCGGGAACAGGCCCGCTATCTGCTGCACCACTATCCGGCCGCCCGGTACGACCTGGGCATCGGCCGCCCCGACCTGCCCGGCGTCTTCGACGACGGTGGGTTGGTCGACGTCAACGGCGTGCCCGACCCGGTGCTCGCGACCCTGCCCGGGCTCACCCCCGACCAGTACCAACGGGTCGTCGCGGACCGTTGGCTGCACGGCCCGTACGCCTCGATGGAGGACCTGGCCGGCCGCTGCCTGCTCCCGGCGGCCCTCACCGACTCCCTCCGCGACCTCCTGCTCTTCCTCCCCCCGCCGCCTCCACCGAGCGGAGTTGATCAAGAGGTTTCCGTCCCCGGCACCCCCGGATCGTGA
- a CDS encoding SDR family NAD(P)-dependent oxidoreductase — translation MGERLAVVSGGGTGIGAAVARGLVVDGYDVVIVGRRGDVLRATAERISAECGRASAVRAVTADLTDPGQVAGVVDAVGERTVDAVVNNAGGYLGGSDDTLDDVAAWWRANLDANVLTAVLLTEALRPALRRPGGRVVLVSSIAAQRGGAGPYSAAKAALHGWAYDLATRLGKEQITVNVVSPGYVADTEFFGDRMTPEGHAARVAATLVGRAGEPDDIAAAVRYLVGPSAGYVTGQVLGVNGGSVLGR, via the coding sequence GTGGGCGAGCGGTTGGCGGTGGTCAGTGGGGGTGGGACCGGGATCGGGGCGGCCGTGGCGCGGGGGCTCGTGGTCGACGGGTACGACGTGGTGATCGTGGGGCGGCGGGGGGACGTGCTGCGGGCGACCGCGGAGCGGATCTCGGCGGAGTGCGGGCGGGCGTCGGCGGTTCGGGCGGTGACTGCTGACCTCACTGATCCGGGGCAGGTCGCCGGGGTGGTGGATGCGGTGGGGGAGCGGACCGTGGACGCGGTGGTGAACAACGCCGGTGGCTACCTGGGCGGTTCCGACGACACCCTCGATGACGTGGCCGCCTGGTGGCGGGCCAACCTGGACGCCAACGTGCTCACCGCCGTGCTGCTGACCGAGGCGCTGCGGCCGGCGCTGCGGCGGCCCGGTGGGCGGGTGGTCCTGGTCAGCTCCATCGCCGCCCAGCGCGGCGGGGCCGGGCCGTACTCGGCGGCGAAGGCGGCGCTGCACGGCTGGGCGTACGACCTGGCCACCCGGCTCGGCAAGGAGCAGATCACGGTCAACGTGGTCAGCCCCGGTTATGTCGCCGACACCGAGTTCTTCGGCGACCGGATGACCCCGGAGGGGCACGCCGCCCGGGTGGCGGCCACCCTGGTCGGCCGGGCCGGCGAACCGGACGACATCGCGGCGGCCGTGCGCTATCTGGTCGGCCCCTCCGCCGGCTATGTCACCGGTCAGGTCCTCGGCGTCAACGGCGGCTCCGTCCTCGGCCGCTGA
- a CDS encoding ABC transporter ATP-binding protein, with protein sequence MSVEPVLAVEDLSVRIAGLHILQGVSFDVAPTGVTVLLGRNGVGKTTTLRAIVGLTPRSGEVRGSIRMGAQSLLARPTHRLVRGGLGYVPEDRDVFAGLTVAENLRLAERRGTTPAYDRVFALFPELDRRGRQRAGSLSGGQQQMLAIGRVLLNDNRLLLVDEPTKGLAPKVVTEVAEVLERVAETVPVLLVEQNLAVVRRLASDAVVLSAGRVAWTGNAQELLLETALTKSLLGVGASEVHS encoded by the coding sequence ATGAGCGTCGAACCCGTCCTCGCCGTCGAGGACCTGTCGGTGCGGATCGCCGGGCTGCACATCCTGCAGGGGGTGTCGTTCGACGTCGCGCCGACCGGGGTGACCGTGCTGCTCGGCCGCAACGGCGTCGGCAAGACCACCACGCTGCGCGCGATCGTCGGGCTCACCCCCCGCAGCGGCGAGGTGCGCGGCAGCATCCGGATGGGCGCGCAGAGCCTGCTCGCCCGCCCCACCCACCGGCTGGTCCGCGGCGGCCTCGGCTATGTGCCGGAGGACCGGGACGTCTTCGCCGGGCTCACCGTCGCGGAGAACCTGCGGCTCGCCGAACGGCGGGGCACCACCCCGGCGTACGACCGGGTCTTCGCGCTCTTCCCGGAGCTGGACCGACGCGGACGGCAACGGGCCGGCTCGCTCTCCGGCGGGCAGCAGCAGATGCTCGCGATCGGCCGGGTGCTGCTCAACGACAACCGGCTGCTGCTGGTCGACGAGCCGACCAAGGGGTTGGCGCCGAAGGTGGTGACCGAGGTGGCCGAGGTGCTGGAACGGGTGGCCGAGACGGTGCCGGTGCTGCTGGTCGAGCAGAACCTGGCCGTGGTGCGCCGGCTGGCCTCCGACGCGGTGGTGCTCTCCGCCGGCCGAGTGGCCTGGACGGGGAACGCGCAGGAGCTGCTGCTGGAGACCGCGCTGACGAAGTCCCTGCTCGGTGTCGGCGCCTCGGAGGTCCACTCATGA
- a CDS encoding helix-turn-helix domain-containing protein, translating into MGSAEVSPQMAFARFVRRAIDDAREERGWTVTDLASHTGVGRSTVFRWLAGDWQDYPELAKVRGFCAALDLPVAAAFRALGLPDAGPAPRRRAEDGPVEADVRVILERLADPAVPAEEKHHIRDLLRYLARRPIRRAG; encoded by the coding sequence ATGGGCTCCGCAGAGGTTTCGCCGCAGATGGCATTCGCGCGCTTCGTGCGGCGCGCCATCGACGACGCTCGGGAAGAGCGCGGCTGGACCGTGACCGACCTTGCCTCGCACACCGGCGTCGGTCGGTCCACCGTCTTCCGCTGGCTGGCCGGGGACTGGCAGGACTATCCCGAGCTGGCCAAGGTGCGGGGCTTCTGCGCCGCGCTGGACCTGCCGGTCGCGGCCGCCTTCCGCGCCCTCGGCCTGCCGGACGCCGGCCCCGCCCCGCGCCGCCGCGCCGAGGACGGCCCGGTGGAGGCGGACGTACGGGTGATCCTGGAACGGCTCGCCGACCCCGCGGTCCCCGCCGAGGAGAAGCACCACATCCGCGACCTGCTGCGCTACCTGGCCCGGCGCCCGATCCGGCGGGCCGGCTGA
- a CDS encoding ABC transporter ATP-binding protein encodes MLATRGLTWRIGEVAIVDSVYLDLAPGEFLGVIGPNGAGKTSLFNLITGLRKPTEGRLLLDGKDITELPPHRRARLGLGRTFQSSSVFGSLTVRENVRLAVQAHRGGSMKLWRRAAADREVAAAADAALDQVGLHHRGTALAGTLAHGEKRMLEIALLLAGEPRVMLLDEPMAGVSTSDVPELVSVIKSLTGDSGRSVLMVEHHMDVILELADRIAVMHHGALLACDTPDTVMANATVQEAYLGESL; translated from the coding sequence GTGCTCGCCACCCGCGGTCTGACCTGGCGGATCGGTGAGGTCGCCATCGTCGACTCCGTCTATCTCGACCTCGCCCCGGGGGAGTTCCTCGGCGTGATCGGGCCGAACGGCGCCGGCAAGACCTCCCTGTTCAACCTGATCACCGGCCTGCGCAAGCCCACCGAGGGGCGGCTCCTGCTCGACGGGAAGGACATCACCGAGCTGCCGCCGCACCGCCGGGCCCGGCTCGGGCTGGGACGTACCTTCCAGTCGTCCTCGGTCTTCGGGTCGCTCACCGTGCGGGAGAACGTCCGGCTGGCCGTACAGGCGCACCGGGGTGGCTCGATGAAGCTGTGGCGGCGGGCGGCGGCCGACCGGGAGGTGGCCGCCGCCGCCGACGCGGCGCTCGACCAGGTCGGCCTGCACCACCGGGGTACGGCCCTGGCCGGCACCCTGGCGCACGGCGAGAAGCGCATGCTGGAGATCGCCCTGCTGCTCGCCGGCGAACCCCGGGTGATGCTGCTCGACGAGCCGATGGCCGGGGTCAGCACCTCCGACGTGCCCGAACTGGTGAGCGTGATCAAGTCGCTGACCGGTGACAGCGGTCGGTCGGTGCTGATGGTCGAGCACCACATGGACGTGATCCTGGAGCTGGCCGACCGGATCGCCGTGATGCACCACGGCGCGCTGCTGGCCTGCGACACGCCGGACACGGTGATGGCCAACGCCACCGTCCAGGAGGCGTACCTGGGGGAGTCCCTATGA
- a CDS encoding branched-chain amino acid ABC transporter permease — MSTVILLTLTGLGLAALYFLVASGLSLVFGLADVLNFAHGLFLGVGAYATWWAAGNLPGAGPDGLGFVLAVVFGVLAGSLVAVLVELVLIRPLYSRTIEQVLVTVGLSLAGVALLQATWGADARPFPRPAWTRDVTGVLGANVPNAGLLLVVAAVLVLGALLAFLRWTRYGLVIRAGVENREMVTALGIDVRKAFTLVFAIGGAAAALAGALGGVYFGTVSPGQGGSLLIFAFIVVVIGGMGSVVGSAYAAVAVGLLQQFVNYYGTSGLGDLCVVGLLAVVLLLRPQGFAGKVATA; from the coding sequence ATGAGCACGGTGATCCTGTTGACGCTGACCGGGCTGGGCCTGGCGGCGCTCTATTTCCTGGTCGCCTCCGGGCTCTCCCTGGTCTTCGGCTTGGCCGACGTGCTCAACTTCGCGCACGGCCTCTTCCTCGGCGTCGGCGCGTACGCGACCTGGTGGGCGGCGGGCAACCTGCCCGGGGCCGGCCCGGACGGCCTCGGCTTCGTGCTGGCCGTCGTCTTCGGGGTGCTCGCCGGCTCGCTGGTGGCGGTGCTGGTCGAGCTGGTGCTGATCCGGCCGCTCTATTCCCGCACCATCGAACAGGTGCTGGTCACCGTCGGGCTGTCGCTGGCCGGGGTCGCGCTGCTCCAGGCCACCTGGGGCGCGGACGCGCGGCCCTTCCCGCGCCCCGCCTGGACCCGGGACGTGACCGGCGTCCTCGGCGCGAACGTGCCGAACGCCGGCCTGCTGCTGGTCGTCGCCGCGGTGCTGGTGCTCGGTGCGCTGCTCGCCTTCCTCCGCTGGACCCGCTACGGCCTGGTGATCCGGGCCGGGGTGGAGAACCGGGAGATGGTCACCGCGCTCGGCATCGACGTCCGCAAGGCGTTCACCCTGGTCTTCGCCATCGGCGGGGCGGCCGCCGCGCTGGCCGGGGCGCTCGGCGGCGTCTACTTCGGCACCGTGTCACCCGGGCAGGGCGGCTCACTGCTGATCTTCGCCTTCATCGTGGTGGTGATCGGCGGGATGGGCTCGGTCGTCGGGTCCGCGTACGCGGCGGTCGCGGTGGGGCTGCTGCAACAGTTCGTCAACTACTACGGCACGTCCGGCCTGGGTGACCTCTGCGTGGTCGGGCTGCTCGCCGTGGTGCTGCTGCTGCGTCCGCAGGGCTTCGCCGGAAAGGTGGCAACGGCATGA
- a CDS encoding SAM-dependent methyltransferase, with protein MPEPLDAALTEVRALLLDSALTRAVAAGRRKGQRPSVVRAELRPVTLKAGPHLQIATSDGNRPYTRNVAPGAEADSAVDALLAEPFGNWHVETADVTLQLRVTKSGEAQVHRAAASRPAPEPGGHDRPKDYLLDPGDPIFAEIGGSAAKRRQVDAFLRALAATLPDDLTGPLRVVDLGCGNAYLTFAAYRYLGQRGLDVELVGVDVREDQRRRNTELAERLGWADRVSFVAGTIADAVVEPAPDLVLALHACDTATDEALARAVRWGARWVLAAPCCHHDVAAQLRARSAPAPYELLTRQGILRERFADVLTDALRAGLLRSHGYRAEVVEFVDSRHTPRNLLIRARRTGTPPTDTQRAEYRELVDQWGITPRLETLLA; from the coding sequence ATGCCGGAACCGCTCGACGCCGCCCTGACCGAGGTACGCGCCCTGCTGCTCGATTCCGCCCTGACCCGGGCGGTCGCCGCCGGCAGGCGGAAGGGGCAGCGCCCCTCGGTGGTCCGCGCCGAGCTGCGGCCGGTCACCCTCAAGGCCGGCCCCCACCTGCAGATCGCCACCTCCGACGGCAACCGGCCGTACACCCGGAACGTGGCGCCCGGCGCGGAGGCCGACTCGGCGGTCGACGCGCTGCTCGCCGAACCGTTCGGCAACTGGCACGTGGAGACCGCCGACGTCACCCTGCAACTGCGGGTGACGAAGTCCGGCGAGGCGCAGGTGCACCGGGCGGCGGCGAGCCGACCGGCACCGGAGCCGGGCGGTCACGACCGGCCGAAGGACTACCTGCTCGACCCCGGCGATCCGATCTTCGCCGAGATCGGCGGCTCGGCCGCCAAGCGCCGCCAGGTGGACGCCTTCCTGCGGGCGCTGGCCGCCACCCTCCCCGACGACCTGACCGGCCCGCTCCGCGTGGTCGACCTCGGCTGCGGGAACGCCTACCTGACCTTCGCGGCGTACCGCTATCTCGGGCAGCGCGGGCTCGACGTGGAACTGGTCGGCGTGGACGTACGGGAGGACCAGCGGCGGCGCAACACCGAGCTGGCCGAGCGACTGGGCTGGGCCGACCGGGTCAGCTTCGTGGCCGGCACCATCGCCGACGCGGTCGTCGAGCCGGCACCGGACCTGGTGCTGGCCCTGCACGCCTGCGACACCGCCACCGACGAGGCGCTGGCCCGGGCGGTCCGGTGGGGGGCGCGCTGGGTGCTCGCCGCGCCCTGCTGTCACCACGACGTTGCGGCGCAGCTGCGCGCCCGATCCGCTCCGGCGCCGTACGAGCTGCTCACCCGGCAGGGCATCCTGCGCGAGCGGTTCGCGGACGTGCTGACCGACGCGCTGCGGGCCGGGCTGCTCCGGTCACACGGCTACCGGGCCGAGGTGGTGGAGTTCGTCGACTCCCGGCACACGCCGCGCAACCTGCTGATCCGGGCCCGCCGCACCGGCACGCCACCGACCGACACGCAGCGCGCGGAGTACCGGGAACTGGTCGACCAGTGGGGGATCACGCCCCGGCTGGAGACGCTGCTCGCCTAG
- a CDS encoding RecQ family ATP-dependent DNA helicase — protein sequence MGEGRAGVRERAEEVLRRLAGEHARLREDQWRAIEALVVDRRRVLCVQRTGWGKSAVYFVATALLRERPEAAGPTVIVSPLLALMRNQVESAARAGIRARTINSANLDEWDEITAEIHAGAVDVLLISPERLNNPDFRDTVLPRLAATTGLLVVDEAHCVSDWGHDFRPDYRRLRTFLGNLPERTPVLATTATANERVTADVAEQLSTDAGSDALVLRGTLDRESLRLGVVDLPSPAHRLAWLADHLDGLPGSGIIYTLTVAAAGETAEFLRARGWSVASYTGQAEDADRRAAEQDLLDNKIKALVATSALGMGFDKPDLGFVVHLGAPPSPIAYYQQVGRAGRAVEHAEVLLLPGVEDAAIWRYFASLAFPPEEQVRAVLAALRTDRPISTQALEPIVDLRRTRLELMLKVLDVDGAVRRVRGGWLATGEPWVYDEARLRRVAEARTAEQQAMREYATTSRCRMRYLRECLDDAGAVDCGRCDTCAGPLFPSEVSDAALTAAQTFLGRPGVVVPPKKLWPTGLEAVGVPLKGKLPPGEQALPGRAVGRLSDLGWGGRLRGLVGPEATDGPVPDDVTAAVVEVLKAWAHGDDPWPRRPAGVVAVGSRTRPTLVGTLAERIATVGRLPLLGRVVPTGPAGAGGPRGNSAQRVRALHDAFTVPADLADALAGLDGPVLLVDDLVDSGWTMTMVARLLRRAGAPDVLPLALAVAG from the coding sequence ATGGGTGAGGGGCGGGCGGGCGTGCGGGAGCGGGCCGAGGAGGTGCTGCGGCGGTTGGCCGGCGAGCACGCCCGGCTCCGCGAGGACCAGTGGCGGGCGATCGAGGCCCTGGTGGTGGACCGGCGGCGGGTGCTCTGCGTGCAGCGCACCGGGTGGGGCAAGTCGGCGGTCTACTTCGTGGCCACCGCCCTGCTGCGGGAGCGTCCCGAGGCGGCCGGACCGACGGTGATCGTCTCGCCGCTGCTGGCGTTGATGCGCAACCAGGTGGAGTCGGCCGCGCGGGCCGGCATCCGCGCCCGGACCATCAACTCGGCCAACCTCGACGAGTGGGACGAGATCACCGCGGAGATCCACGCCGGTGCGGTGGACGTGCTGCTGATCAGCCCGGAACGGCTCAACAACCCGGACTTCCGGGACACCGTGCTGCCGAGGCTGGCCGCCACCACCGGCCTGCTGGTGGTGGACGAGGCGCACTGCGTCTCCGACTGGGGGCACGACTTCCGGCCGGACTACCGCCGGCTGCGGACCTTCCTCGGCAACCTGCCCGAGCGCACGCCGGTGCTCGCCACCACCGCCACCGCCAACGAGCGGGTCACCGCCGACGTCGCCGAGCAGCTCAGCACGGACGCCGGCAGCGACGCGCTGGTGCTGCGCGGCACCCTGGACCGGGAGTCGCTGCGGCTCGGCGTGGTCGACCTGCCGAGCCCGGCGCACCGGCTGGCCTGGCTCGCCGACCACTTGGACGGGCTTCCCGGCTCGGGCATCATCTACACGTTGACCGTCGCGGCGGCCGGCGAGACGGCGGAGTTCCTGCGGGCCCGGGGCTGGTCCGTCGCGTCGTACACCGGGCAGGCCGAGGACGCCGACCGGCGGGCCGCCGAGCAGGACCTGCTCGACAACAAGATCAAGGCGTTGGTGGCCACCAGCGCGCTCGGCATGGGCTTCGACAAGCCGGACCTCGGTTTCGTGGTGCACCTCGGGGCGCCGCCCTCGCCGATCGCCTACTACCAGCAGGTCGGCCGGGCCGGCCGCGCCGTCGAGCACGCCGAGGTGCTGCTGCTGCCCGGCGTCGAGGACGCGGCCATCTGGCGCTACTTCGCCTCGCTCGCCTTCCCGCCGGAGGAGCAGGTCCGGGCGGTGCTGGCCGCGCTGCGTACCGACCGGCCGATCTCCACCCAGGCCCTCGAACCGATCGTCGACCTGCGCCGTACCCGGCTGGAGCTGATGCTCAAGGTGCTCGACGTGGACGGCGCGGTCCGCCGGGTGCGCGGCGGTTGGCTCGCCACCGGCGAGCCCTGGGTCTATGACGAGGCCCGGTTGCGCCGCGTCGCCGAGGCACGCACCGCCGAGCAGCAGGCCATGCGGGAGTACGCGACCACGTCCCGCTGCCGGATGCGCTACCTGCGGGAGTGCCTGGACGACGCCGGGGCGGTCGACTGCGGCCGGTGCGACACCTGCGCCGGTCCACTGTTCCCGTCGGAGGTCTCCGACGCGGCCCTGACTGCGGCGCAGACCTTCCTGGGCCGCCCCGGGGTGGTGGTGCCGCCGAAGAAGCTCTGGCCGACCGGGTTGGAGGCGGTGGGCGTACCCCTGAAGGGGAAGCTTCCCCCCGGCGAGCAGGCGCTGCCCGGGCGGGCCGTGGGCCGGCTGTCCGACCTGGGTTGGGGTGGGCGGCTGCGCGGCCTGGTCGGGCCGGAGGCGACCGACGGGCCGGTCCCGGACGACGTGACGGCGGCCGTGGTGGAGGTGCTGAAGGCGTGGGCGCACGGCGACGACCCGTGGCCGCGCCGCCCGGCCGGCGTGGTCGCCGTCGGCTCCCGGACCCGGCCCACCCTGGTGGGGACGCTCGCCGAGCGGATCGCCACGGTCGGGCGGCTGCCGCTGCTCGGCCGGGTGGTCCCGACCGGTCCGGCCGGGGCCGGCGGGCCGCGCGGCAACAGCGCCCAGCGGGTACGCGCCCTGCACGACGCCTTCACCGTCCCCGCCGACCTGGCCGATGCGCTCGCCGGGCTGGACGGGCCGGTGCTGCTCGTCGACGACCTGGTCGACTCGGGCTGGACGATGACCATGGTGGCCCGGCTGCTGCGCCGGGCCGGTGCCCCCGACGTGCTGCCGCTCGCCCTCGCCGTCGCCGGCTGA
- a CDS encoding branched-chain amino acid ABC transporter permease: MTDSVVEAPPARVPDELTPGRPRRPGLRPFLPLVALVVAAIVPYSTVNLPGLFEGPLNSPGTLQLLAICLVFGGLAAGYDLLFGRTGMLSFGHALYFAAGVYGTDVLVTRAGLPLWQAALLTVTGGTILAALLGAVALRTVGIAFAMVTLAFAQVGAILVARDFGGLTGGEEGLPLDVSGLPSVLVGVTNTVNLYWLALAYLTLVVFVVHRVSGSPTGRVLAGLRDDERRIGVLGLDPYRFKLVAFTLSGGLATAGGVVYCLIVGGASPHVTSSELTLSLLVMVVLGGPGTRWGPVLGGILYMYLDHRLTAFGTSDAVNALPAVLSRPLSQPLFVLGTVFILAVYFFPGGLTSLKSRLTPLLTPLLTSLRRPPSPR; the protein is encoded by the coding sequence ATGACCGACTCCGTGGTGGAGGCGCCCCCGGCGCGGGTGCCCGACGAGCTGACCCCGGGGCGCCCCCGCCGGCCCGGGCTGCGGCCGTTCCTGCCGCTGGTCGCGCTGGTGGTGGCGGCGATCGTGCCGTACTCGACGGTGAACCTGCCGGGCCTCTTCGAAGGGCCGCTCAACTCGCCGGGCACCCTGCAACTGCTCGCCATCTGCCTGGTCTTCGGCGGGCTCGCCGCCGGCTACGACCTGCTCTTCGGGCGGACCGGGATGCTCTCCTTCGGACACGCCCTCTATTTCGCCGCCGGCGTGTACGGCACCGACGTGCTGGTCACCCGGGCCGGACTGCCGCTGTGGCAGGCGGCGCTGCTCACCGTCACCGGCGGGACGATCCTCGCCGCGCTGCTCGGCGCGGTGGCGCTGCGTACGGTGGGGATCGCCTTCGCCATGGTGACCCTGGCCTTCGCGCAGGTCGGGGCGATCCTGGTGGCCCGGGACTTCGGCGGGCTCACCGGCGGTGAGGAGGGGCTGCCGCTGGACGTGTCCGGGCTGCCGTCGGTGTTGGTCGGGGTGACCAACACGGTGAACCTCTACTGGCTGGCGCTGGCGTACCTGACGCTGGTGGTCTTCGTGGTGCACCGGGTCAGCGGCTCGCCCACCGGGCGGGTGCTGGCCGGGCTGCGCGACGACGAGCGGCGGATCGGGGTGCTGGGGCTCGACCCGTACCGGTTCAAGCTGGTCGCGTTCACCCTCTCCGGCGGGCTGGCCACGGCCGGCGGGGTGGTCTACTGCCTGATCGTGGGCGGTGCGAGCCCGCACGTCACCTCGTCCGAGCTGACCCTGTCCCTGCTGGTCATGGTGGTGCTCGGCGGCCCCGGCACCCGCTGGGGCCCGGTCCTGGGCGGCATCCTCTACATGTACCTCGACCACCGCCTCACCGCCTTCGGCACCAGCGACGCGGTGAACGCCCTCCCGGCGGTGCTGAGCCGCCCGCTGAGCCAGCCCCTCTTCGTCCTCGGCACGGTCTTCATCCTCGCCGTCTACTTCTTCCCCGGCGGCCTGACCAGCCTCAAATCCCGCCTCACCCCCCTCCTCACCCCCCTCCTCACCTCCCTCCGCCGCCCCCCGTCACCCCGTTGA
- a CDS encoding AfsR/SARP family transcriptional regulator, with protein MSGTKPPEGPAGAGPLSARLRFDLLGPQKAWYADRELDLGPGKRRAVLAVLLLNAGRPVSTGQIVEAVWPEEPPANGTNVVQKYVAGLRRVFEPDRSPRSPGQVLTLTDAGYLLRVGPEAVDAVRFERGVHRARQRHAEGLPDAALGEVSAALQLWQGEPFTGFAGPFFEAARHRLVELRAVALETRADLLLELGRHRELVGELVELVAEFPVRERLRQQLMLALHRSGRQAEALAAYREFADLLRDDYGIEPGEVLQELHRRILRSDPALTPPSRPAEPPTPPVPAPAPLPPPEDPPEPSPPAPRTPVATGPARPEPVAVDPVRPGAVAAGPAARTGRRRSGTARRGYVAPVPPGPVSAVPVPPRSVSAVPVPPRSRSAPFPCRTRSRPAPLPCRTRTLLARAGSRPGCRRPTPPTRGCRRQRSRRPRRRRAPAAAAAVVGERRRDRHRCRHHPALVRLAHLGGGPRVRAVAAELAARGGRARLPRPGRQRALPRAAVRERRGHGR; from the coding sequence ATGTCAGGAACCAAGCCGCCGGAGGGACCGGCCGGTGCCGGGCCGCTGTCGGCGCGGCTGCGTTTCGACCTCCTCGGGCCGCAGAAGGCCTGGTACGCCGACCGGGAACTCGATCTCGGCCCCGGCAAGCGGCGGGCCGTGCTGGCGGTGCTGCTGCTCAACGCCGGCCGGCCGGTGTCCACCGGGCAGATCGTCGAGGCGGTCTGGCCCGAGGAACCGCCCGCCAACGGCACCAACGTGGTGCAGAAGTACGTCGCCGGGCTGCGCCGGGTCTTCGAACCGGACCGCTCCCCGCGCAGCCCCGGTCAGGTGCTGACCCTGACCGACGCCGGTTACCTGCTCCGGGTCGGGCCGGAGGCGGTGGACGCGGTCCGCTTCGAGCGGGGCGTGCACCGGGCGCGGCAGCGGCACGCCGAAGGGCTTCCCGACGCGGCGCTGGGCGAGGTGAGCGCCGCGCTCCAGCTGTGGCAGGGGGAACCGTTCACCGGCTTCGCCGGTCCGTTCTTCGAGGCCGCCCGGCACCGGCTGGTGGAGCTGCGGGCCGTCGCGCTGGAGACCCGGGCCGACCTGCTGCTGGAGCTCGGCCGGCACCGGGAACTGGTCGGTGAGCTGGTGGAGCTGGTGGCCGAGTTCCCGGTCCGGGAGCGGCTGCGGCAGCAGCTCATGCTCGCGCTGCACCGCAGCGGCCGGCAGGCCGAGGCGCTGGCCGCCTACCGGGAGTTCGCCGACCTGCTCCGCGACGACTACGGCATCGAGCCGGGTGAGGTCCTCCAGGAGCTGCACCGGCGGATCCTCCGCTCCGACCCGGCGCTGACCCCGCCGTCCCGACCGGCCGAGCCACCCACCCCGCCGGTCCCCGCCCCGGCGCCGTTGCCGCCGCCGGAGGACCCGCCGGAGCCGTCACCACCGGCCCCGCGTACCCCGGTCGCCACCGGTCCCGCGCGGCCCGAACCGGTCGCCGTCGATCCGGTACGGCCCGGAGCGGTCGCCGCCGGTCCCGCGGCCCGAACCGGTCGCCGTCGATCCGGTACGGCCCGGAGGGGATACGTCGCCCCCGTGCCGCCCGGTCCGGTCAGCGCCGTTCCCGTGCCGCCCCGGTCGGTCAGCGCCGTTCCCGTGCCGCCCCGGTCGAGGTCAGCGCCGTTCCCGTGCCGTACCCGCAGCAGGCCGGCGCCGCTCCCGTGCCGTACCCGCACCCTGCTGGCGCGGGCGGGTTCGCGCCCGGGCTGCCGCCGCCCTACGCCGCCCACCCGGGGCTGCCGCCGGCAGCGGTCCCGCCGCCCGCGTCGCCGGCGGGCACCAGCCGCGGCCGCTGCCGTGGTGGGTGAGCGCCGGCGCGACCGTCACCGGTGCCGCCATCACCCTGCTCTCGTTCGGCTCGCTCACCTGGGCGGTGGTCCTCGCGTACGCGCTGTGGCGGCGGAGTTGGCGGCTCGCGGTGGCCGGGCTCGGCTACCTCGCCCTGGTCGCCAGCGTGCTCTTCCTCGCGCTGCGGTCCGGGAACGACGAGGGCACGGACGCTGA